A genomic window from Methanobrevibacter sp. TLL-48-HuF1 includes:
- a CDS encoding right-handed parallel beta-helix repeat-containing protein, producing the protein MKKNAIFILVLISSILILLNNVSATDVNSTDVDCSVSNADVSISSDDSLNVISEHEAVSSGSTQHVISKYNYTQYFDGFGNLDSAAVKNGDTLILSGEFDNKHFNINRPVNIVGNNSIIREGYLYITSSDVNVSNIRIINNNSPGLILYRALNCNIWNNSIVTYGAFASIVNPGSKYNNISNNYFKSGTVSGKSYSTMVLGGADYNYIANNYLECDNANIIYISIWGSGAFHGGEANFNIFYNNTLKCMIDNPDAFCYGMQMMGFNNTIDSNVIIGTFRGISTYENSTVINNKIFNLTGVAYLSADRIGADYGIFVGDNCLVSNNTIANCLISSSAIYCGSNSIISNNNIDITGDGYGIYADGDNINVLNNIVSTVGKASIYQTGNLTGLTLYGNIINSSSGVGILLVKSSNSKYPSNVSVINNIVVMSSKYSINIKDVDKNSYNISDNKCYGIILTPDSEISHGNGSYTIYNVYGSFDNLTEAINSIVDGGVINLIGNIELISSDYYLRSGIVIDKNVTILGNNFQINANKFNTRIFNITSTGSLVLRNAVVLGANLLFSDLHSEDIKGIEKEYSGGAIFNSGNLTVIDSSFIHNNANLGGVIYNEGVATLINSNFRDNKAVSVNPYKWDDYGNSLEDDTILVFPEEGGCAGAIYNDGYLTVIDCYFFGNDAERSSGVIFNNGFLNVSNSEFLSNKASGPAAFCGAIYANSTTILKESNFHSTQASSGGVINSNNANLTIEDCNIHNNIAYYDHWGSQGGVIFSSGGNIDLINTNFTANSAGASAGVIEIYDIRGKANTNLSITGCNFDDNYGGSNGVIDMFSSGKLYIENSSFTRNKGGLEVSVINNRGGADMTIIDSVVKNNNAVGGISNVAATIYSNGANNVISGSVFDNNKGSNGGALWVTGKTIVSGSNFTNNKAIIDGGAIKNTGSLTIIDSYFIGNKGNGNAIHTYNRFKPNELIDNGYFDKDGKYHVIIIKPTEPVVPSNPDVPTKPDVPSKPEVPTKPDVPSNPNVPVTPSNPSQGGNTGGESKGNTSADNVTGDGNGTSSENPVNGNTSSEIVDVVIDVVSNGSSISSDLDGHFAVGVSDIIFTGVDSAVSSPSSSSSSSSSSSIGESSSNEQGSESKSYEVSKRVNKSAISTNNIIVTIVVILLVAILIGLGYYRNKKNEI; encoded by the coding sequence GTGAAAAAAAATGCAATCTTTATATTAGTACTTATTTCAAGTATTTTAATATTACTTAATAATGTTAGTGCAACTGATGTGAATTCCACCGATGTTGATTGTTCTGTTAGTAATGCTGATGTTTCTATCAGTTCTGATGATAGTTTAAATGTGATTTCTGAACATGAGGCTGTTAGTTCTGGTTCTACCCAGCATGTAATTTCTAAATATAATTATACTCAATATTTTGATGGATTTGGTAATTTAGATTCTGCTGCAGTAAAAAATGGAGATACCTTGATTTTATCAGGAGAATTTGATAATAAACATTTCAATATTAATCGTCCTGTAAATATTGTTGGTAATAATAGTATAATTCGTGAAGGTTATCTTTATATCACCTCTTCTGATGTTAATGTTAGTAATATTAGGATTATTAACAATAATAGTCCTGGTTTAATTCTTTATAGGGCTTTAAATTGTAATATTTGGAATAATTCCATTGTAACTTATGGAGCTTTTGCCAGTATAGTTAATCCTGGTTCTAAATATAATAATATTTCTAATAATTATTTTAAATCTGGAACTGTAAGTGGTAAATCCTATTCTACTATGGTTTTAGGTGGTGCTGATTATAATTATATAGCTAATAATTATTTAGAATGTGATAATGCCAATATAATTTATATTTCCATTTGGGGCAGTGGTGCTTTCCATGGTGGTGAAGCTAACTTTAATATTTTTTATAATAATACTTTAAAATGTATGATTGATAATCCTGATGCTTTTTGTTATGGAATGCAAATGATGGGTTTTAATAACACCATTGATTCCAATGTTATTATAGGAACTTTCAGAGGGATTTCTACTTATGAAAATTCCACCGTGATTAATAATAAAATTTTTAATTTAACTGGTGTTGCTTATTTAAGTGCTGATCGTATTGGTGCTGATTACGGTATTTTTGTTGGAGATAATTGTTTAGTTTCCAATAATACCATTGCCAATTGCCTTATTAGTTCTTCAGCAATTTATTGCGGATCCAATTCCATTATATCCAATAATAATATTGACATTACTGGTGATGGTTACGGTATTTATGCTGATGGAGATAATATTAATGTATTAAATAATATTGTTAGTACTGTAGGTAAAGCCAGTATTTATCAAACTGGTAATTTAACAGGACTTACTCTTTATGGCAATATTATTAATTCTTCTTCCGGTGTTGGTATTTTACTTGTAAAGTCATCTAATTCCAAATATCCCTCTAATGTTAGTGTAATAAATAATATTGTGGTGATGTCTAGTAAATATTCTATTAATATTAAAGATGTAGATAAAAACAGCTATAATATTTCTGATAATAAATGTTATGGTATAATTTTAACTCCAGATAGTGAAATAAGTCATGGTAATGGAAGTTATACTATATATAATGTTTATGGCAGTTTTGATAATTTAACTGAGGCAATTAACAGTATTGTTGATGGTGGTGTTATTAATTTAATTGGAAATATTGAACTTATAAGTAGTGATTATTATTTACGCTCCGGTATTGTTATTGACAAGAATGTAACTATTTTAGGTAATAATTTCCAGATTAATGCAAATAAGTTTAATACTCGTATTTTCAATATTACTTCTACCGGTTCATTAGTTTTAAGGAATGCTGTTGTTTTAGGTGCTAATTTATTATTTAGTGATCTTCACTCTGAAGATATTAAAGGTATTGAGAAAGAATATTCCGGCGGTGCTATTTTTAATAGTGGAAATCTAACAGTTATAGATTCCTCTTTCATACATAATAATGCTAATTTAGGTGGTGTAATCTATAATGAGGGTGTTGCTACTTTGATTAATTCTAACTTTAGAGATAATAAAGCTGTTTCTGTGAATCCTTACAAGTGGGATGATTATGGTAACTCTTTAGAAGATGATACTATTCTTGTTTTTCCTGAGGAAGGCGGTTGTGCCGGTGCTATTTATAATGATGGCTATTTAACTGTAATTGACTGTTATTTCTTTGGTAATGATGCTGAAAGAAGTTCCGGAGTTATTTTTAATAATGGTTTTTTAAATGTTAGTAACTCTGAATTTTTATCTAATAAGGCTTCTGGACCTGCTGCTTTTTGTGGAGCTATTTATGCAAACAGTACTACAATTCTTAAAGAATCCAATTTCCACAGTACTCAAGCCAGTAGTGGTGGTGTGATTAATTCCAATAATGCTAATTTGACTATTGAGGATTGTAATATTCATAATAATATTGCTTATTATGATCATTGGGGCTCTCAAGGTGGAGTAATTTTTTCTTCCGGAGGCAATATTGATTTAATCAATACTAATTTCACTGCCAATAGTGCTGGTGCTTCTGCAGGTGTTATTGAAATATATGATATTCGTGGAAAAGCTAATACCAATTTAAGCATTACTGGCTGTAATTTTGATGATAATTATGGTGGTAGTAATGGTGTAATTGACATGTTTTCTTCAGGTAAATTATACATTGAGAATTCCTCTTTTACCCGTAATAAAGGTGGTTTGGAAGTCAGTGTTATTAATAATCGTGGCGGTGCTGATATGACTATTATCGATTCTGTTGTGAAAAATAATAATGCTGTTGGTGGTATTAGTAATGTAGCAGCTACTATTTATTCTAATGGAGCTAATAATGTGATTTCCGGTTCTGTTTTTGATAATAATAAAGGATCAAATGGTGGTGCTTTGTGGGTTACTGGTAAGACTATTGTTAGTGGTTCTAATTTTACTAATAATAAAGCTATAATCGATGGTGGTGCAATTAAGAATACAGGTTCTTTAACCATTATAGACAGTTATTTTATTGGTAATAAAGGTAACGGTAATGCTATTCATACTTATAACCGATTTAAGCCTAATGAGTTGATAGATAACGGTTATTTTGATAAAGATGGAAAGTATCATGTTATTATAATTAAACCTACCGAACCTGTTGTTCCTAGTAATCCCGATGTTCCTACTAAGCCAGATGTCCCTAGTAAACCGGAGGTTCCTACTAAGCCAGATGTTCCTAGTAATCCTAATGTTCCTGTAACTCCAAGTAATCCTTCTCAAGGAGGAAATACCGGTGGTGAGTCTAAAGGTAATACTTCAGCTGATAATGTGACTGGTGACGGAAATGGTACCTCTAGTGAGAATCCTGTAAATGGCAATACTAGTTCTGAGATTGTTGATGTTGTTATTGATGTGGTAAGTAATGGTAGTTCTATTAGTTCTGATTTAGATGGTCATTTTGCTGTTGGTGTAAGTGACATTATATTTACCGGTGTAGACAGTGCTGTTTCAAGTCCGTCCTCATCTTCTAGTTCTAGTTCTAGTAGTTCTATAGGAGAATCCAGTTCTAATGAGCAGGGTTCTGAGTCTAAATCTTATGAGGTTTCTAAGAGGGTTAATAAGAGTGCAATATCCACTAATAATATTATTGTTACTATTGTTGTTATTCTACTTGTTGCTATTCTAATTGGACTTGGTTATTATAGAAATAAGAAAAATGAAATTTAG
- the glp gene encoding gephyrin-like molybdotransferase Glp, producing MFLSKLDSLKDALKLMESNQRVMDYEEIPLKDAHKRVLAEDIISFHDSPPFDKSAMDGFALKGVNTFGASQSNPKHLKIVDSIGAGDFCDKIIGENEAIVIATGSPVPAGADAVLMKEYTTTQSDELTIYSQVTPGENVSPKAEDISKGDVVLSKNTFIRYQEMGLIASAGYNTVKVFKKPKVKVIITGNELVDPTKEEISKAKIINSNQYTIGSMLEDCGVVFDICHVKDSFEEVKKAILEALDEYDVIMTTGGTAISKGDVVLDVVGDIGEILFHGVSIRPGKPIGAGIANNKMIFTFSGQPVAAMTQFDIFARKYLFNMQGRDFNFHIVQRESLLKIPSQLGRTDFVRAFSDDDFARHVLNRGSGIIRSMVEANSYIIIDENDEGYQKGDIVDVVFFDSLIW from the coding sequence ATGTTTTTGTCTAAATTAGATTCTCTAAAAGATGCTTTGAAATTAATGGAAAGTAATCAGAGGGTAATGGATTATGAAGAAATACCTTTAAAAGATGCTCATAAAAGAGTGTTGGCTGAAGATATTATTTCTTTTCATGATTCTCCTCCTTTTGATAAATCTGCAATGGATGGTTTTGCCCTTAAGGGAGTAAATACTTTTGGAGCATCACAAAGCAATCCTAAACATTTAAAAATTGTTGATTCAATTGGTGCAGGAGATTTTTGTGACAAGATAATAGGTGAAAATGAAGCTATTGTAATAGCTACTGGATCTCCTGTTCCTGCAGGTGCAGATGCTGTTTTAATGAAGGAGTATACTACAACACAGAGTGATGAGTTAACCATTTACAGTCAGGTAACTCCTGGTGAAAATGTAAGTCCGAAAGCTGAAGATATCAGCAAGGGGGATGTGGTTTTATCTAAAAATACATTTATCAGATATCAGGAAATGGGCTTAATAGCGTCTGCAGGATATAATACAGTTAAAGTTTTTAAAAAACCTAAAGTAAAGGTAATTATTACAGGCAATGAACTTGTAGATCCAACTAAGGAAGAAATATCTAAAGCTAAAATAATCAACTCTAACCAGTACACAATTGGCTCCATGCTTGAAGATTGTGGAGTTGTTTTTGATATTTGTCATGTAAAAGATAGTTTTGAAGAAGTTAAGAAAGCTATTTTGGAAGCATTAGATGAATATGATGTTATAATGACTACTGGGGGAACAGCTATCAGTAAAGGTGATGTGGTTTTGGATGTTGTTGGTGATATTGGGGAGATATTATTCCATGGTGTATCTATAAGGCCTGGAAAACCTATTGGTGCAGGTATTGCTAATAATAAAATGATATTTACATTTTCAGGACAGCCAGTTGCAGCTATGACTCAATTTGATATTTTTGCGAGGAAATATTTATTTAATATGCAGGGCAGAGACTTTAATTTCCATATTGTTCAAAGAGAATCTTTATTAAAAATTCCTTCTCAGCTTGGAAGAACCGATTTTGTCCGTGCATTTTCAGATGATGATTTTGCAAGGCATGTGTTGAACAGGGGTTCTGGTATAATTAGGTCTATGGTGGAGGCAAACAGCTACATCATAATAGATGAAAATGATGAAGGATATCAAAAGGGCGATATAGTTGATGTTGTCTTCTTTGATTCATTAATTTGGTAG
- a CDS encoding site-2 protease family protein, which translates to MNGIYYYLIAFIVIWILAFGLKSKLTNHGFEIQFPLIMWRTEKFKNFIKRMANLSPRFWKWFMNVGIVISYIAMIYITWTLLSSLSSMLYAPSVSLVIPGVELPGSSIYVPLGYGLVALATVLIVHEFSHGILAVAEKINVKSVGLMLFAILPGAFMEPDDEEMKEAKKSSKLRIYAAGSMANITLAVIALLIVSAVGSYVIPSTFEEHGIEIDRLVGDSPASKVLKEGMVIESIDNHKVHDSNSYVNAVNNLKPGQNITIGTNEGDYSIVLDKNPNNESKGYMGIQAAKHYELNDGVASTYGDSLPWIWFNILELFQWIFMLNLGIGLFNLLPIKPLDGGHMFETLLSYKVSEKYYKPITNSLSLVLGMIIIFSLVYGFL; encoded by the coding sequence ATGAATGGTATTTATTATTATTTAATCGCTTTCATTGTTATCTGGATATTGGCATTCGGATTAAAAAGCAAATTAACCAATCATGGATTTGAAATTCAGTTTCCTCTTATTATGTGGAGAACTGAAAAGTTTAAAAATTTTATAAAAAGGATGGCTAATCTTTCTCCACGGTTTTGGAAATGGTTTATGAATGTAGGGATTGTAATTTCATATATTGCAATGATATACATTACATGGACACTGCTTAGTTCATTATCCTCAATGTTATATGCTCCTTCAGTTTCTTTAGTTATTCCTGGAGTTGAACTTCCTGGTTCATCAATTTATGTTCCTTTAGGCTATGGATTGGTTGCATTAGCTACTGTATTGATAGTTCATGAATTTTCTCATGGTATATTGGCTGTTGCTGAGAAAATAAATGTTAAATCAGTAGGTCTGATGCTTTTTGCAATTCTTCCGGGGGCATTTATGGAACCTGATGATGAAGAAATGAAAGAAGCTAAAAAATCTTCTAAATTAAGAATATATGCTGCAGGATCAATGGCAAACATTACTTTGGCAGTGATAGCTCTTTTAATAGTTTCTGCAGTAGGGTCTTATGTTATTCCATCTACTTTTGAAGAACATGGGATTGAAATTGACAGACTTGTAGGAGACTCTCCCGCCAGTAAGGTTCTTAAGGAAGGAATGGTTATTGAATCAATTGATAATCATAAGGTTCATGACTCAAACAGCTATGTAAATGCAGTCAATAATCTTAAACCAGGTCAAAACATAACTATAGGAACGAATGAAGGTGATTATTCTATAGTTTTAGATAAAAATCCAAACAATGAGTCTAAAGGATATATGGGTATTCAAGCAGCTAAACATTATGAATTAAATGATGGTGTAGCTAGTACTTATGGAGATTCTCTGCCATGGATCTGGTTTAATATTCTGGAGCTGTTCCAGTGGATATTCATGTTGAATCTTGGTATTGGTTTATTTAATCTGCTTCCGATAAAACCTCTTGACGGAGGACATATGTTTGAGACATTACTTAGTTATAAAGTCTCTGAAAAGTATTACAAGCCAATTACAAATTCACTGTCCCTGGTTTTAGGGATGATTATAATATTTAGTTTGGTTTATGGATTTTTATAA
- the purL gene encoding phosphoribosylformylglycinamidine synthase subunit PurL, whose product MTLTDSEMEYIEGILGRKMNELEEGMLDVMFSEHCSYKSSRPILGTFPTEGENIILGPGDDAGLVSVTDKYALAVGMESHNHPSAIEPYGGAGTGIGGILRDIISMGARPIALLDSLRFGSLDDEKSKYLFEHVVEGISDYGNRVGVPTVAGEVEFDDSFRTNPLVNVMCVGLVEKDKIVRGKAPYVGDVFLLMGGTTGRDGIHGVTFASEELTSDSETEDRPAVQVADPFTKKRVLEASLEILDEINVSGVKDLGGGGLTCCISELVDESDNGARVDLRNIPLRETGMTPYEIMLSESQERMVFVINPKDVEKAQEICDKHEIVSAVIGEVIDGNNMIIDDEGSSLADLPTILLADPPSLNRELKEIPEDTSKVEVEHPPVRQSLLGLLSSPNIASKQWVYKQYDHEVQVRTVVKPGDDAAVLRIDDETAIALATDANTIHTKLSPFDGGAGCVAEAIRNVISMGATPYAVVDCLNFGNPETPEILWQFKRTIEGMSLVAENFNAPVISGNVSFYNETEGIKINPTPAVGVIGVENIENIRTMDFKNSGDKILLIGTTYDEVTGSEYHRAIHNIEKGMAPRIRIEDELANGKTILKLLDEDSSKNITAIHDISNGGLAVALSEMVMKGNIGCEIDLDSVITSDDLEESDLIYSESHGRYIVTVKADAVDEILNKINVPVAIIGEVKGTVLKLGDNEFTIDELNNSYHGVIEKYMA is encoded by the coding sequence ATGACTTTAACAGATTCTGAAATGGAATATATTGAAGGAATCCTTGGCAGGAAAATGAATGAACTGGAAGAAGGGATGTTGGATGTAATGTTTTCAGAACATTGCTCCTACAAAAGCAGCAGACCAATTCTAGGTACATTTCCTACTGAAGGGGAAAATATTATTTTAGGTCCTGGAGATGATGCAGGTTTAGTTTCAGTAACTGATAAATATGCTTTGGCTGTTGGTATGGAAAGTCACAACCATCCTTCAGCTATTGAGCCTTATGGTGGAGCAGGTACTGGAATTGGAGGAATTTTAAGAGATATTATTTCTATGGGTGCAAGACCAATAGCTCTTTTAGATTCTTTACGTTTTGGATCATTGGATGATGAGAAATCAAAATATTTATTTGAACATGTTGTAGAGGGAATTTCTGACTATGGTAATAGGGTAGGAGTTCCAACAGTGGCAGGTGAAGTTGAATTTGATGATTCATTTAGAACAAATCCTTTAGTTAATGTAATGTGTGTAGGACTTGTTGAAAAAGATAAAATCGTTCGTGGAAAAGCTCCATATGTTGGGGATGTCTTTTTATTGATGGGAGGTACAACTGGCCGTGATGGAATTCATGGTGTAACCTTTGCATCAGAAGAGTTAACTTCAGATAGTGAAACAGAAGACAGGCCTGCTGTACAGGTAGCTGATCCATTTACTAAAAAAAGAGTTTTGGAAGCTTCTCTTGAAATTTTAGATGAAATTAATGTTAGCGGAGTTAAAGATTTAGGTGGTGGAGGATTAACCTGCTGTATTTCAGAGCTTGTTGATGAATCAGATAATGGTGCAAGAGTTGATTTACGTAATATTCCTTTAAGAGAAACAGGAATGACTCCATATGAAATCATGCTTTCAGAATCTCAGGAAAGAATGGTTTTTGTAATTAATCCTAAAGATGTTGAAAAAGCACAGGAAATCTGTGATAAACATGAAATTGTTTCAGCAGTTATTGGGGAAGTTATTGACGGAAACAACATGATAATTGATGATGAAGGTTCTTCTTTAGCTGATTTGCCAACTATACTGTTAGCTGATCCTCCTTCACTTAATCGTGAATTAAAAGAAATACCTGAAGATACATCAAAAGTTGAAGTAGAGCACCCTCCAGTTAGGCAATCCTTACTTGGACTTTTATCTTCACCCAATATTGCTTCCAAACAATGGGTTTACAAACAGTATGACCACGAAGTTCAGGTAAGAACTGTTGTAAAACCTGGTGATGATGCAGCTGTTTTAAGAATTGATGATGAGACAGCTATTGCACTTGCAACTGATGCAAATACAATCCACACTAAATTGTCTCCGTTTGATGGCGGTGCAGGTTGTGTAGCTGAAGCTATTCGTAATGTAATTTCCATGGGCGCAACTCCTTATGCTGTTGTGGACTGTCTTAACTTTGGAAATCCTGAAACTCCTGAAATATTATGGCAATTTAAAAGAACAATTGAAGGTATGTCACTTGTAGCTGAGAATTTTAATGCTCCGGTTATCAGTGGAAATGTAAGTTTTTATAATGAAACTGAAGGTATTAAAATCAATCCTACTCCTGCTGTTGGTGTTATAGGTGTTGAGAACATTGAAAATATCAGAACAATGGACTTTAAAAACTCCGGTGATAAAATCCTTTTAATTGGTACTACTTATGATGAAGTAACCGGTTCGGAATATCATAGGGCTATTCATAATATTGAAAAAGGTATGGCTCCAAGAATTAGGATTGAAGATGAATTGGCTAATGGTAAAACTATCTTAAAATTACTTGATGAAGATTCATCTAAAAATATTACAGCTATTCATGATATATCTAATGGCGGATTAGCTGTTGCATTATCTGAAATGGTTATGAAAGGTAATATTGGTTGTGAAATAGATTTGGATTCAGTTATAACTTCTGATGATTTGGAAGAATCAGATTTAATTTATAGTGAATCACATGGTAGATATATTGTAACAGTAAAGGCTGATGCTGTTGATGAAATATTAAATAAAATAAATGTTCCTGTAGCTATTATAGGGGAAGTTAAAGGAACTGTTTTAAAACTTGGAGATAATGAATTTACCATTGATGAATTAAATAATTCTTATCATGGAGTTATTGAAAAATACATGGCTTAA